The Candidatus Sulfotelmatobacter sp. genomic interval GCACCAGGCGCGGCACGTTGCGGCAGATGATCGGCTCGCGAAAGACCGTGCCGTCCAGCTCGTTGCGAATCGTGCCGTTGGGCGACTTCCACATCTGCTTGAGGTGGAATTCCTCGACCCGCGCCTCGTCGGGGGTGATCGTCGCGCACTTGACGCCGACGCCGTACTGCTTGATCGCGCGCGCCGCGTCCAGGGTCACCTGGTCGTTGGTGGCGTCGCGGTGCTCGATCCCCAAATCGTAGTACTTGAGGTCGACGTTCAAGTACGGCAGGATCAGCTTCTCTTTGATGAAGGCCCAGATGATGCGGGTCATCTCGTCGCCGTCGAGCTCGACGACGGGGTTCTTGACGGTGATCTTCTCCACGAGGGCCGGGGATTCGGAGCCTGGCTCCGGCGAACCCGCTGGGGATGCGCGTCGTCAGCTTGCTCCCCAGCGCGACGGAAATTCTTTTCGGGATCGGGGCCGGCGAGCTGGTCGTCGGCGTCACGCACGAGTGCGACTTCCCCGAACCGGCCCGCGCCCTGCCGGCGCTGACGTCGTCGCTGCTGCCGCAGGACCTCGACGCGGCGGGGATCGACCGTCACGTGCGGGCCAAGGTCCACGCCGGCTCGTCGCTCTACGGCCTCGACGACGCGCGCTTGGCAGCGCTGGAGCCCGACCTGATCGTGACCCAGGAGCTGTGTGCGGTCTGCGCGGTCTCCTACGAGATCGTCGACCGCGCGGCCAAACGACTGCGCGGCGACCCGCGCGTGGTCTCGCTCGAGCCCTCGTCGCTCGAGGACGTGTTCGCGACCATCGCGTTTCTCGGCGAGCTGACCGATCGCCGAGACGCCGCGGCCGCGCTGCTCGCGCAGCTGCGCGCGCGGGTCGACGCGTTGCGCGCACGGGTCGCCGGCCGCCGCCGCCCGCGCACCCTGGTGCTCGAGTGGACGGACCCGCCGATGAGCGGCGGGCACTGGACGCCGGGTCTGGTCGAGCTGGCCGGCGGCGAACCGATCCTGGCCGATCCCGGCGCGAACAGCCGCGTCCTGAGCTGGGACGCCATCGCGGCGGCGCAGCCCGAGGTCACGATCGTCGCGCCCTGCGGCTTCGACCTGCCGCGCACGGAAGCGGCGCTGGCGGCGATCCCGCCCGGCGAGCGCGCGACGCTCGGCGCGAACGTGCACACCATCGACGGCAACGCGTTCGTCAACCGTCCCGGTCCGCGGCTGGTCGACACCGCCGAGCTCTTCGCCGACGCGATCGCGAAGTGACAGGGAGTCCGAGACGCGTGCTTCAGCTTGCAAGTGGCGTAGCAGGGGTAGCGCTAACTGTAAATTGCGCGACGGTTCATGAACCAACTACCAGACTGGGCTCCCATCCGCCGCTCGTGGAATCACGCTCTGTTCGGCATGGTATTGCGTGCCTGATCGACGGTCGGCAATATGGCCCGATAAGCTACAAAATAGGTGACGCGGGGCGTCCTGGTGTTCCGCGCCTCACTGCGTCAGATCTCGCGATGATCAATAGTATCCGGCACTATGTCCATTCGCCAACGCTACGATTTGTGGTCATTGGGAAGTCGGTAAGCCAGCTGATCGTTTTCAATGCGCGGCTCGGACCGTGCACAGGGATTATTCCTGGCTATCAGGTTCTGAACGACCCCGGCTGTAACGCCGTATGGGCGCCGACTGCGGGAACGGGAGCCGGCCCGGGATGCTGGAACCCCCCGCGACCTTGGATTCAGAATGACCGTGGAATGGGCAGCCCCAGTCGCTGGGCCACCGGAAAACCCTATTAGCGTACGTCGTTCTCGTCCGCTCCACAACGGGCGCTGCTCGCGTTTCTGCGCCATCTGAATCGGCGGCGCGTCTTCATCTGACCGTCGGTAACGTCACTACCGAGACCCGTCACGCCAGCCCGTTCTCAGCTGCCGGCATCGAAACGCTGCGCGGCTTCGGTGATGATCCGGCGCGCGGCGGCGGCATCGTCCCAGCCCCCAACCGTCGTGTGCTTGCCTTCGAGCAGCTTGTAGGTCTCGAAGAAGTGCTGGATCTTGCGCAGCTGGTGCGGGAAGATCTGTGAGTAGTTGTGTACGTCGGCGTACTCGGGCTCGCCGACCGGAACGGCCAGCACCTTGTCGTCGGGCTTGCCGTCGTCGACCATCGCCAACAGGCCGATCGGGCGCGCCGCGACCAGGCAGCCGCTGAAGGTCGGCTCCGAGACCAGGATCAGCACGTCGAGCGGATCGCCGTCGAGCGCCAGCGTGCGCGGCGCGAAGCCGTAGTCGCCGGGATAGAAGATCGGCGAGTGCAGCGCGCGGTCGAGTCGGAAGATGTCGAGCTGCTTGTCGTACTCGTACTTGTTGCGCGCGCCGCTGGGAATCTCGACGATGACGTTGATCTCGTCGGGCGCCCGCTCGCCCAGCGGCAGCACCAAGCGATTTTGGCGGGTCTCGAGGCTCACCCGCTCCCGCTTCCCCGCGGTCCAGGCGCGCGCCTCGCCGGCCCTGGGCGGGTGACGCCGCACGCGGCGGGAACGAACGCGGGTGCGCCTTTCCGCGACCCTCCCCTCGATCGCCTATCGTCAGGCCGCGCGCGGATACGAGCTCCGCGTCGGACCGCTGCGGATCCCGCAGAGCACGTATCTGCTCGTCGCGGCACTGCTGGTCGGGCTGGGGGGCGGTGAGGGCGCCGTCCTCTTCCGCGCCTTGATCGCGCTCGAGACCAACGCCGCGGGCCAGCTCACGCAGTTCCTCGCCCACGGGTTGGGCCGCTGGGCGCTGGTCGTCACGCTCGCCGTCGGCGGTGCGGCCGCCGCCTGGGTGGCGGCGCGCTTCGCGCCCGAGGCGCGCGGGCACGGCGTCCCCGAAGTGATGGCCGCGGTCGCGCTGCGCGGCGGCATCATCCGCCCGCGCATCATCCTCATCAAGGCGCTGTGCTCGGCGACGACGATCGGTTTCGGCGGCGCGGCCGGCCGCGAGGGTCCGATCGTGCAGATCGGCAGCACGATCGGTTCCGTCCTCGGGCAGTGGGTGCGCGCGCCCGCGCCGGTCGTGCGCACGCTGGTCGCGTGCGGCGCGGCCGCCGGCATCTCGGCGACGTTCAACGCGCCGATCGGCGGCGTCTTCTTCGCCAGCGAAGTGATCTTGGGCGAGTTCGCACCGCGCTCGTTCGCCGTCGTCGTCGTCGCCAGCGTCGTCGCGGCCGTCGTCGGACGGGCGCAGCTCGGCGATCGCCCCTCGTTCGACGCGGCCGGCTTCGCGCTCGTCTCGCCGCGCGAGCTGTGGCTCTACGCGCTGCTCGGCGTGCTGTGCGCGGTCTGGGCCGCGCTGTTCGTGCGCGGGCTGTACGCCTGCGAAGACTTCGCCGACCGCATCCACGCGCCCGCCGCGCTCAAGGGTGCGTGCGGCTTCGCGCTGGTCGGGCTGCTCGGCGTCGCCGTGCCGCAGATCCTCGGCGTCGGCTACGAGGCGATGCAGCACGTCCTGGACGGCCACGTCGGCTTGGGGCGCGCGTTCGCGCTCGCGCTCGCCAAGCCGATCGCCACCTCGCTCACGCTCGCGGCGGGCGGCAGCGGCGGCGTCTTCGCGCCCTCGCTGTTCACCGGGGCAATGTTGGGCGACGCGTTCGGCCGCATCGTGCACACCGTGTTCCCGGCCTGGACCGCCTCGCCGGCCGCCTACGGTTTGGTCGCCATGGCCGCGCTGTTCGCCGCGGCGGCCGAGGCGCCGATCACCGCCATCACCATCGTCTTCGAGATGTCGTACGACTACACGATCATCTTGCCGCTGATGATCGCGACCGTGATCGCGACGATCCTGGGCCGCCGGCTGCTCGGCGCGACCGTCTACGAGATGAAGCTGCTGCGGCGCGGCATCGATTGGCAACGCGTGCGCCGGCCGCGCGCGCTCGCGCACGTGCGCGCCGGCAGCATCGCGAACAGCGACGGCGCGGTCGCCGCGCCGGACGAAACGCTCGCCGCGCTGCTGGCACGCATGCCGCCCGGGATCGGAGCGGCCGTCGTCGTCGAGGACGGCCGGCTGTTGGGGGTGCTCGACGCGCGCACGCTGGCCGAAGCGGCCGCGCGCGACCCGAACCGCCACGTCACCTCGCTCTTGCCCGCGCCGAGCGTCTCGATCGGCGACGACGAACCGCTCGAACGCGCCGCCGATCTGCTGGTCGATCCGGCGATCCCGCTGGTGCCGGTGCTGGGCGCCGACGGTACGTTCGCCGGCGTCATCAGCCGCGCCGACGTGCTCGCCGCATACCGGAGCGCGGCCGCGACCTGAGCGCCGCGCTCAGCCCCGCGGCTTGCGCTGATGCAGCCAAACCTGATTTCCGTCGGGGTCGCGCACCATCGAAATCCAGCAGGCCGGCAACTCGTGCGGGTCGGTGATCTCGACGCCGCGCTCGGCCAAGCGCCCGTGCGCCGCCGCGATGTCGTCCACCTCGAGCGCGAGCGCGTTGCCGGTGCCCGGCGTGCCGACTTGTTCGAAGGTGCCGATCCCGAACGTCTGGCCGTCGACGTCGAACTCCGTCCAGAAGCTCGACGCGACGTCGGTCGGGGCGATGCCGATCTGATCGCGGTAGAACGCGACCGAACGGTCCATGTCGGTGACGGGATACATGATGAACGCCAAGCCGGTGACGGCCACGGGAAGCTCCTCTCGGAATGCGGTGCGACGGTGGAGGTTAGACGGCGAACGCGACGAGCCCGGCTACTTCGGCGACGACGATGCTGAACCCGTACGCATCGCCGGTCAATCCGCCGCCCAGCTGCCGGCGCGCGAAGAGCCCGGCCAGCACCGCGAACGCGAGCGCCGCCGGAACGATGATCGCGCCGCGCACGCCCATCGCCGCCCCCACGCACAGAACGAAGACCAGTCCGATGGTCAGGCCGATGATCGACGGCCGCCCGCGCAGCGCGGGCGCGGGCTCGCCGGCCCGGCCGTAGGGCACGAACCGCGCCAGCGAGATCGCGCCCAGTCGCGCGCTGGCGCCGGCGCAGGCCAGCGCGAGCGCGAGCCGGGCCGGCGCGATGCAGCTCACCGCCGCGATCCAGAACGCGGCCGCGATCGCGCCGCCGGCCAGCGCGTAGGTGCCGTGCCGCGGGTCGCGCAGGATCTCCAGGCGTCGCGCCGCCGGAACGCTGGCGAAGAACGCGTCGCATCCGTCGAGGAATCCGTCGACGTGCAGCGCGCCGGTCAGCAGGATCGGCAGCGCGAACGCGACGGCCAGGGCGAGCGCCGGCGGCGCGACGCGCGCCACCCCGTACGCGGCACCGCCCGCGACCGCGCCGACGACCGCCCCGACGAGCGGCAACCACACCAGGGCGCGCGCGTCGGGGGCGTCGACGTCGCCGACCGGGACGATGGTGAAGTACCCGAACGCGTCGCGCAGCCCGTTCACGCCTCGGATTCTTTTTCGGCCACGCCGGCCTCGGCGAACGTCTTCATCTCGCGCACCATCCGTGCCGCCGCTTCGACCAGCGGGAGGGCCAGCGCGGCGCCGCTGCCTTCGCCCAGGCGCAGGCGCAGATCGAGCAGCGGCTCCAACCGCAGCGCCGCCAGCGCGATCGCGTGGCCGGGTTCCTGCGAGCGGTGCGCGGCGATGCAGTACGCGAGCGCGTTGGGCGCGATGCGCTGCGCGAGCAGCGCGGCCGCCGACACGATGAAACCGTCCAGCACGACCGGGATGCGCGCGCGTGCCGCGCTCAAGATCACGCCCGCCAGTCCGACGATCTCGAAGCCGCCCAGCTCGGCCGCGATCGAGACGACGTCGGTCGTGTCGACGCGCGCCAGCGCGCGCTCGACGACGGCGCGCTTGACGGCCAAGCGCGCGTCGTCGATGCCGGTGCCGCGCCCGACGACCTGCGCGACCGGCGCACCGGTGCAGGCGGCGACGATGGCGGCCGCCGCGGTCGTGTTGGCGATCCCCATCTCGCCCAGCGCGAGCACGTCGAACGCCGCGCGCTCCCGCAGCGCGGCGAAGGCCGCGGCGCCCGCGTCGAGCACGCGCGCGACGGCGTCGTAGCCGATCGCCGGCTCGTGGGCGAGGTTGGCGGTTCCCGGACCGCAGCGCACCTCGATCAAGCGCGGGTGTGCCGCGAACGGCGTGCGCACCCCGAAGTCGGCGACGTAGACCTCGGCGCGCACCGCGCGCGCGAACGCGTTGATCGCGGCGATCTCGGCCAGGAAGCCGCCGACCATCTGCGGCGTGACCTCGGGCGGATACGCGCTCACGCCCTCGATCGCGACGCCGTGATCACCGGCTCCGACCAGCACCGCGCGGCGCTCGAACGCGTGCGGCGGCGGGACCGCGCCCGCGATCGCGCACAGCTGCACGCCGAGCTCCTCGATCTCGCCCAAGCTGCCCAGCGGTTTGGTCAGGTTGTCGATCCGCTCGCGCGCCGCCGCCGCGAGCGCCGGATCGGGGGCGGCGATCGCCCCGCGCCACGCTTGCAGCGTCACGGCGCCACCGCCGTCTCGTTGAGCGCGCCCAGCGACCACCGTTCGCCGTCGTAGTCGAAGCGGGTCAGCGAGGCGGGCGCGAAGCGCACCTGCAACGCGAGGCTCCGTGCTTCGCCGAGCAGCACGCGCAAGAGCGCGTGCAACGGCCCCGCGTGCGTCGCGACCAGCGCGGTGCCGACCGGCGAGAGCGCGCCCTGCACGACGGCGACGGCGCCGGCGACGCGCTCGCAGAGCTGCTCGAACGACTCGCCGCCGCGCGCGGCGTAGGTGCGCGGGGTGACCTCGTCCATCGCCAGCTCCGGGTTGGCGGCGACGATCTGGTCCCACGTCAGCCCTTCCCACCGGCCGAAGCGCATCTCGCGCCACGCCGCGTCGAGGCGCAGTGGGACGTCACGATCGCCCAGCACGATGCGCGCCGTCTCGACGGCGCGGCTCAGGTCGCTCGAGACGGCCAGGTCGATCGGCTCGTCGCGCAGCGACACGGCGAGGCCGTGCGCTTGCGCACGGCCCACCTCGTCGAGCGGGATGTCGCTATGGCCCTGGAATCGCCGCTCGGCGTTCCAGGCCGTCTGTCCGTGGCGGACGCAGATCAGGCGCACACGGGACTAGTCCCGGGGCAGCATCGGCCTTCCTTCGTGCGCGACCAGCAGGTCGTGCATGTCGTTGGCGTGATCTTCCTCCTGCGCCAGAATCCCCTCGAGCATGACCCGCGTGGTCGGGTCCTTCTCGCCGAAGAACCGGATCAGGTCGCGGTAGTGTTCGACCGCGATCCGCTCCGCGACCAGGTTCTCCTTGAGCATCGCGACCAGGTCGAGGTCGCTCGCGCCGTACTCGGTGGCCGAGCGCATCGCCAGCCCGTCGGGATCGAGGTTCGGCGTCCCGCCGAGCTGATTGATGCGCTCAGCGATGAGGTGCATGTGCCGGCGCTCGTCGTTGGCGTGCTCTTCGAACTCGTCTTTGGGTCCGTCGCTCGCGATGCCGGTCGCGGCGATATAGTGCATCGTGTAGCGCAGGACGCAGACGATCTCGGTCGCGAGCGCACCCTGCAGCAGCCCGATCGCCTGTTTGGGATCGAGCTCGTAGTTGTCCGTGATCGCGCCCTTCTCGAGTTCCTTGCGAGCGCGTTCACGCAACTCTTTGATGTCGGTCAAAAAAGGTTGACCGTTCGTCGTCTTTGTGGCCACGGGGCAAGGATACCCGATTTACCACCGGCCTCAAGCAAGCAAGGCGGCCGAGCAGTGGTGTCCCGCGTGAACGCCGGTCGGGTTCGGCACCAAGATGTGCCCGTGATCGACCCCGTCGCGCAGCGCGCCGTAGGTACACACCTTGCCGCCGGTGGTGCCATGGCGCCAGACCCACGCAGCAAGGTAAGCGCAGAACACCCCGTCGATCCGAT includes:
- a CDS encoding ABC transporter substrate-binding protein, which encodes MRVVSLLPSATEILFGIGAGELVVGVTHECDFPEPARALPALTSSLLPQDLDAAGIDRHVRAKVHAGSSLYGLDDARLAALEPDLIVTQELCAVCAVSYEIVDRAAKRLRGDPRVVSLEPSSLEDVFATIAFLGELTDRRDAAAALLAQLRARVDALRARVAGRRRPRTLVLEWTDPPMSGGHWTPGLVELAGGEPILADPGANSRVLSWDAIAAAQPEVTIVAPCGFDLPRTEAALAAIPPGERATLGANVHTIDGNAFVNRPGPRLVDTAELFADAIAK
- a CDS encoding inorganic diphosphatase, encoding MSLETRQNRLVLPLGERAPDEINVIVEIPSGARNKYEYDKQLDIFRLDRALHSPIFYPGDYGFAPRTLALDGDPLDVLILVSEPTFSGCLVAARPIGLLAMVDDGKPDDKVLAVPVGEPEYADVHNYSQIFPHQLRKIQHFFETYKLLEGKHTTVGGWDDAAAARRIITEAAQRFDAGS
- a CDS encoding chloride channel protein, encoding MRLSATLPSIAYRQAARGYELRVGPLRIPQSTYLLVAALLVGLGGGEGAVLFRALIALETNAAGQLTQFLAHGLGRWALVVTLAVGGAAAAWVAARFAPEARGHGVPEVMAAVALRGGIIRPRIILIKALCSATTIGFGGAAGREGPIVQIGSTIGSVLGQWVRAPAPVVRTLVACGAAAGISATFNAPIGGVFFASEVILGEFAPRSFAVVVVASVVAAVVGRAQLGDRPSFDAAGFALVSPRELWLYALLGVLCAVWAALFVRGLYACEDFADRIHAPAALKGACGFALVGLLGVAVPQILGVGYEAMQHVLDGHVGLGRAFALALAKPIATSLTLAAGGSGGVFAPSLFTGAMLGDAFGRIVHTVFPAWTASPAAYGLVAMAALFAAAAEAPITAITIVFEMSYDYTIILPLMIATVIATILGRRLLGATVYEMKLLRRGIDWQRVRRPRALAHVRAGSIANSDGAVAAPDETLAALLARMPPGIGAAVVVEDGRLLGVLDARTLAEAAARDPNRHVTSLLPAPSVSIGDDEPLERAADLLVDPAIPLVPVLGADGTFAGVISRADVLAAYRSAAAT
- a CDS encoding VOC family protein produces the protein MAVTGLAFIMYPVTDMDRSVAFYRDQIGIAPTDVASSFWTEFDVDGQTFGIGTFEQVGTPGTGNALALEVDDIAAAHGRLAERGVEITDPHELPACWISMVRDPDGNQVWLHQRKPRG
- a CDS encoding adenosylcobinamide-GDP ribazoletransferase codes for the protein MNGLRDAFGYFTIVPVGDVDAPDARALVWLPLVGAVVGAVAGGAAYGVARVAPPALALAVAFALPILLTGALHVDGFLDGCDAFFASVPAARRLEILRDPRHGTYALAGGAIAAAFWIAAVSCIAPARLALALACAGASARLGAISLARFVPYGRAGEPAPALRGRPSIIGLTIGLVFVLCVGAAMGVRGAIIVPAALAFAVLAGLFARRQLGGGLTGDAYGFSIVVAEVAGLVAFAV
- the cobT gene encoding nicotinate-nucleotide--dimethylbenzimidazole phosphoribosyltransferase is translated as MTLQAWRGAIAAPDPALAAAARERIDNLTKPLGSLGEIEELGVQLCAIAGAVPPPHAFERRAVLVGAGDHGVAIEGVSAYPPEVTPQMVGGFLAEIAAINAFARAVRAEVYVADFGVRTPFAAHPRLIEVRCGPGTANLAHEPAIGYDAVARVLDAGAAAFAALRERAAFDVLALGEMGIANTTAAAAIVAACTGAPVAQVVGRGTGIDDARLAVKRAVVERALARVDTTDVVSIAAELGGFEIVGLAGVILSAARARIPVVLDGFIVSAAALLAQRIAPNALAYCIAAHRSQEPGHAIALAALRLEPLLDLRLRLGEGSGAALALPLVEAAARMVREMKTFAEAGVAEKESEA
- a CDS encoding histidine phosphatase family protein encodes the protein MRLICVRHGQTAWNAERRFQGHSDIPLDEVGRAQAHGLAVSLRDEPIDLAVSSDLSRAVETARIVLGDRDVPLRLDAAWREMRFGRWEGLTWDQIVAANPELAMDEVTPRTYAARGGESFEQLCERVAGAVAVVQGALSPVGTALVATHAGPLHALLRVLLGEARSLALQVRFAPASLTRFDYDGERWSLGALNETAVAP
- a CDS encoding ferritin-like domain-containing protein, with translation MRERARKELEKGAITDNYELDPKQAIGLLQGALATEIVCVLRYTMHYIAATGIASDGPKDEFEEHANDERRHMHLIAERINQLGGTPNLDPDGLAMRSATEYGASDLDLVAMLKENLVAERIAVEHYRDLIRFFGEKDPTTRVMLEGILAQEEDHANDMHDLLVAHEGRPMLPRD